Sequence from the Erythrolamprus reginae isolate rEryReg1 chromosome 2, rEryReg1.hap1, whole genome shotgun sequence genome:
AGAATGACCTTAAATAAACCATTACTTTTATTCCTGCTCTCTGCAAACATTGCTAAtattattacatagaaacatagaaacatagaagattgacggcagaaaaagacctcatggtccatctagtctgcccttatactattttctgtattttatcttaggatggatatatgtttatcccaggcatgtttaaattcagttactgtggatttatctaccacatctgctggaagtttgttccaaggatctactactgtttcagtaaaataatattttctcatgttgcttttgatctttcccccaactaacttcagattgtgtccccttgttactATTACTATCGTCATCATGGATTTCCATAAGTTGTAAGAATTCTAAGTataaaaaaaatgctttgaagAAAAAgggacatattattattatttgttacacCACTATCTTGATGTTGCAATCCAAAAGGATGTCCAGGGAAGCTGGATTCATCCTGCTGGCCGATGTGCACAGCCAGGTTGAGCCAGGGTACGGGGCCATTAACCGTGATTAGAAGATGGAAACAGAAAATGCCAGCTTCCACCTACCCACAGTCCATCCAAAGGGAGCTTCCCCCTAGTATTCTTATTTTGGATCAAAAGCAATGGCTTTTAACTTGTGCCAATCTATGTGGGCTGTCCTGTTCACCACCTGTGCCTTCTTTTGATCTAGGTCAATGTCTCCCTTCCAATTGGTGACTATCTGCTAGTGCAGGAATACCTCCCTCTTTGACTGTGGTCCCCACAGTTCCTCATTGTTTCCACACTGCCCCCCCCTTTTAACAATTTCATTGATGGAACAGTGAAAACATggatcttttttcttcttctttttttcttttgggaccAGCTGAAACTGTCAACAGTTCTGCCAAATTTCTCTTTTAGCTCAAGTGACAAAAAGAATGATAAAGCtggctttcttttcccttctcttccttcctcattggTAGACGCACCAGATGGAAAGGTGTTAAGTATAAGGGGAAATCAAAGGAGGGTGACTCATATGAAAGGTTTATTATGTCTTCCTCCTGGAAATGAAGCCATTTGGTGCTTGCTTCCCAGCGCCAAGCTGGAAGGAGTAATAAAATAGAGGAATCCATCAGTAAGCATGGTCCAGACAGAATACACTAGCCATCATCTGGGTCAAAGCAGAGGAAAGGCGGGAAtcccaaaagttttttttcccctaaGCCAGCTTCATTTCCAGCCAGTTTATCCATAGGAGTCAAAGGTTGCAGTGTGGGAAAGTCATGGAAATAGAAAGTACTTTATTGCAGCAAATGTTAGTATTTACCATGATATTTACCATTCACAGAGTGAATAatggatgtttttaattatattagaacttttaggttTTTTCAATTGcattaattggatccagatgtattgttatggttttttgatatgttgtgaactgccccaagtcttcggagaagagcggcatacaaatccaatcaatcaatcaatcaatcaatcaaccaatcaatgtcAATTCAGAAACTCACATTTATGCATAATGGTTCAATTTGAAGGAAGTTGAGTATCTTAAAAACATGGTTCTGCATGCTTACCAGTTTAATTAACAATGGAACATTAACAATGGAGAATGGAGATTGTAAGACTTGGGATtggtgcaaattattattattattattattattattattattattaataataataataataataataattagatttgtatgtcgcccctctccgcagactcggagcggcatacaacATTGTTAGGTCTAGAATTACTTTCTTTTATGTGCTCATTGGCCTCCTCCATCAGCCCTTCTTGAAAATGTAGAAGTTTGTAAACTCAGgtttcaaataatcaaataataatttccaatggcattcttctattctttcattgatatattttatttctatatcttctcttctattctttcattgatatattttattcctatatcttctcttctcttctttctttgatatattttactacgagtctatcctctatagccttcattgtgtattggacaaaataaatacggtaaataaataaataaaataaaataaaaaggtgtTACACATGGAGCAATAGGGAAGTTAGGGAATTCTGGTCAAAATTGTAAATACAGCAATCCAGCTGGGTGCTGTGCTGGCTATCAGTTGATGCTCCATAAtcagtttttgtttttaaagacaaCGTGGAAAaactgacataggggaaggtttgatagggaaggtttgcctatttgccgatgactctaaagtgtgcaatagggttgatattcctggaggcgtctgtaatatggtaaatgatttagctttactagataaatggtcaaagcaatggaaactgcagtttaatgtttccaaatgtaaaataatgcacttggggaaaaggaatcctcaatctgagtattgtattggcagttctgtgttagcaaatacttcagaagaaaaggatttaggggtagtgatttctgacagtctcaaaatgggtgaacagtgaagtcaggcggtagggaaagcaagtaggatgcttggctgcatagctagaggtataacaagcaggaagaaggagattatgatcccgctatatagaatgctggtgagaccacatttggaatactgtgttcagttctggagacctcacctacaaaaagatattgacaaaattgaatgggtccaaagacgggctacaagaatggtggaaggtcttaagcataaaacgtatcaggaaagacttaatgaactcaatctgtatagtctggaagacagaaagaaaagggggggcatgatcgaaacatttaaatatattaaagggttaaataaggtccaggagggaagtgtttttaataggaaagtgaacacaagaacaaggggacacaatctgaagttagttgggggaaagatcaaaagcaacatgagaaaatattattttactgaaagagtagtagatccttggaacaaacttccagcagatgtggtagataaatccacagtaactgaatttaaacatgcctgggataaacatatatccatcctaagataaaatacagaaaatagtataagggcagactagatggaccatgaggtctttttctgctgtcagacttctatgtttttatgtttctaactcGACTTGAATGTAATTCTCAATTATAGAACATCTACTTTGCACACAGAAAGTGGCAGATTTAGTGCTTGGTACCTTCACAGGCAAAACTGGAATTCTGGCTTACCGTCTTAGAATGAAGTTGGCAGAGCACTGAGCACTGAGCAAGCTTAAGTAATGGCTGATCTAaatttacagtggttctcaacctttctaatgccgtgaccccttaatacatttcttcatgttgtggtgacccccaaccataagtctagcaccaattctcccaacagagttttaagctgattggcaggaaggtcagaggaacacccccactataaacacctgattggtcagattgtaaaaatatgttccaaggtgccagaatagaagctttggttagtaacaccatgggaaatttgtctttacctatggtcttaggcaatcctgtgaaacggtcatttgatccccaaagggatcccgacccccaggttgagaaccactgtaataAATGATCTAATAAATGGTTTCTAactttgttgttccttcttaacAGACACATGGGTAAAGGGCTGAACTAAAACAGTGACAAAGGAAAAAGGACCAATTCTGAGTTGGGTTAAAAATAGGGCCAATGTTGCCTTGAAGGCTTGATAGCAACTTTATGCGGTGCCGAGATAGTCAATTTTTTAATGGACTTTCTGCTCGAGTCTCATTGTCTTTTTCTCTTGTCTTTTTGCAGCCTCTTGGAGAAGCGACTCATGTCCGACTTTTCACCCCGCCACCATTGTCCCAGTTTCCACGTGCTTCAGGATTCAACCAACTGGCATGACCCTCAATTTCCAGCTGGCTGGGGCCCTCTGAAGCAGGAAGGCCATTGGTTTTCAAGGAAGGGATGGGGGAAGAGGGCCGCTTCCTCCCCAAAGTCCCCGCGGCACCATAGCTCTTCCTACAATGGGTACAATCCAGTTTGCCAAAGGGACACGAGCTGGGGAGCCAACCCCGCTATCCAGGGTGGTGATGCCAAAGGCCCAGGGCCTGGAGGTTCTTTGGTCAGCTGCAGATGGAACCCAGGAGCCTGTGCCAAGAAGAGGAGGGAGCTCCCTGCCAGGGCACCCCCAAGCTACGAAGCTCACATGCTTTTGCGCCTGCGGGCACAACAGAGCCCACGCAAGGAGAACTGGCCCCATCCTCCACCCTACCTTGCTCCTCCCTCTTATGAGGCTTCCCACCATAGAGTACAGCCCCAGCATCGGGCAGGCAAGTCCGATTCAGCAGGGAAGCTTATCTACACTGGAGTGGCTAAGAAATACCGAGAGAGAGAAGCGGGCTGTGAGTCAGAGCCCTTGACTCCCACGCCTGGGAGAAAAGCAGGCAGGTGGCAGGCTAAGATGCCAGGCAGCTGGAGTTATCTCTCAGGAGCCAGAACCTGGAATGGCCCAAGGATGctgccggagaaggccaagttcCCATCCCGTTCGGGCTCTGACTGGGACATTAGCCCCCAACACCGAAGCCACACCCTTCCTCTGGTGAATAAAAGGAGCCAGGCCATGCCACTGCCCTGCCACCCTTCCCAATACACCCTTCCTGCTGGATGGGGCTTTAGCCATGCAGCTGCTTGGTGTGGACCCAAGAGGGGTGGGAACAACGCCAAAGAGAAACGCTGCCAGGACTTCTCCCCCAGGTGGAAGAAACCCAGCCCTTGCAGGAAACATGCAGGGAGTCAACCAGCTTTGTCCAAGCCCCTGCCTCAAAGGCATGGGGGTCTGTTTGTAATTGATGCCACTTGTGTGGTGATCCAGGCTCACTACATTCCATCGCCCCGAATGGAGCAAGTCTGCTATCTGGCCCAGGGAGAGGCAGGTAGCATAAAAAACCCCACTTCTCCTGGCTCTCCAGGCCCTACCTTAATGGAGGAACGGGCTGCTCGCATACTGGGCCTCCCCTTGGGCGAGTTGGGAGTCACAGAGGCAGAGCAGGGGATTATGGCACCCGGGACCCCCAGATCGGAGAATGGCGCTATGCCCGGGGACAGTTCTGGAAGAGAGAAGATGAAGAGGGTGTCTTCTGCTCCAGGCAGTCCTAGGAAACCTCCTGGACCTTCAACACCAAACCGTTCCCAGGTTGGGCCTGCAAAGCAGGAGCCACCTTACCTGGAAGGGAGAAGGTCTACAACGCCCCCTTGTCCAAGAACCGATGGCTTGCCACCAAGGA
This genomic interval carries:
- the DDN gene encoding dendrin isoform X1 produces the protein MWSLLEKRLMSDFSPRHHCPSFHVLQDSTNWHDPQFPAGWGPLKQEGHWFSRKGWGKRAASSPKSPRHHSSSYNGYNPVCQRDTSWGANPAIQGGDAKGPGPGGSLVSCRWNPGACAKKRRELPARAPPSYEAHMLLRLRAQQSPRKENWPHPPPYLAPPSYEASHHRVQPQHRAGKSDSAGKLIYTGVAKKYREREAGCESEPLTPTPGRKAGRWQAKMPGSWSYLSGARTWNGPRMLPEKAKFPSRSGSDWDISPQHRSHTLPLVNKRSQAMPLPCHPSQYTLPAGWGFSHAAAWCGPKRGGNNAKEKRCQDFSPRWKKPSPCRKHAGSQPALSKPLPQRHGGLFVIDATCVVIQAHYIPSPRMEQVCYLAQGEAGSIKNPTSPGSPGPTLMEERAARILGLPLGELGVTEAEQGIMAPGTPRSENGAMPGDSSGREKMKRVSSAPGSPRKPPGPSTPNRSQVGPAKQEPPYLEGRRSTTPPCPRTDGLPPRKEEPGISAQSHSSYICDLKKAMSRIRRHTAPDSDTDEELEKEGQAGCERPSWGERLNHEVLTYRSSSSSSLDSSSSNATVVPGNATLAWRLRPQTSRGSREGSDPVKE
- the DDN gene encoding dendrin isoform X2, with the protein product MSDFSPRHHCPSFHVLQDSTNWHDPQFPAGWGPLKQEGHWFSRKGWGKRAASSPKSPRHHSSSYNGYNPVCQRDTSWGANPAIQGGDAKGPGPGGSLVSCRWNPGACAKKRRELPARAPPSYEAHMLLRLRAQQSPRKENWPHPPPYLAPPSYEASHHRVQPQHRAGKSDSAGKLIYTGVAKKYREREAGCESEPLTPTPGRKAGRWQAKMPGSWSYLSGARTWNGPRMLPEKAKFPSRSGSDWDISPQHRSHTLPLVNKRSQAMPLPCHPSQYTLPAGWGFSHAAAWCGPKRGGNNAKEKRCQDFSPRWKKPSPCRKHAGSQPALSKPLPQRHGGLFVIDATCVVIQAHYIPSPRMEQVCYLAQGEAGSIKNPTSPGSPGPTLMEERAARILGLPLGELGVTEAEQGIMAPGTPRSENGAMPGDSSGREKMKRVSSAPGSPRKPPGPSTPNRSQVGPAKQEPPYLEGRRSTTPPCPRTDGLPPRKEEPGISAQSHSSYICDLKKAMSRIRRHTAPDSDTDEELEKEGQAGCERPSWGERLNHEVLTYRSSSSSSLDSSSSNATVVPGNATLAWRLRPQTSRGSREGSDPVKE